GCGAGTTCGACTGGCCCGCGATGGGACCGCAGCTCTCCGCGTACTCCCAGGACCTCACCCCCGAGGGCACGCTCTTCCTGTACGGCCGCAAGGTGTGGGACCTGATGGCCGGCTTCTGGCCGAACGCCGAGCAGTACTCCGACGACCCCCACGACCTCGCGTTCGCCCCGGTCTGGCGCAAGGCGCCCAAGGTGGTGGTCTCGCGCACCCTGGGAACGGCAGACCACAACACGCGGGTGATCTCCGTGAACGCCGCAGAGGAGATCGCCGCCCTGAAGGCCGCCGGCCATGACCTGGTCCTCTTCGGCGGCTCGGAGCTGGCCGCCCATCTCACCGAGCGCCGCGTGATCGACGAGTACCACGTCGTCGTCCACCCCGTCGTCCTCGGCGGGGGCCGGCCGACCTTCCCACCGAGCCTCCCCCGCACCGAACTGACCCTGCTCGAGACCCGTACCTTCGACGGCCGCTCGGTCCTCCTCCGCCATGGCCTGAACTCCTGAGAGCCGCCTGTCCTGTAAATGATCTTCTGGCTGCCTCTGACATGGAGGGCCGTGCAGTCAGCTGCCGCTCAGCGGAGACGCCCACGCGGGATCGTGACGGGATCTCCTGGTGAGG
This sequence is a window from Streptomyces sp. HUAS YS2. Protein-coding genes within it:
- a CDS encoding dihydrofolate reductase family protein, yielding MGKLIHLVHQSLDGFIEGPQGEFDWPAMGPQLSAYSQDLTPEGTLFLYGRKVWDLMAGFWPNAEQYSDDPHDLAFAPVWRKAPKVVVSRTLGTADHNTRVISVNAAEEIAALKAAGHDLVLFGGSELAAHLTERRVIDEYHVVVHPVVLGGGRPTFPPSLPRTELTLLETRTFDGRSVLLRHGLNS